A portion of the Acipenser ruthenus chromosome 38, fAciRut3.2 maternal haplotype, whole genome shotgun sequence genome contains these proteins:
- the qrfp gene encoding uncharacterized protein qrfp, whose protein sequence is MKLSALHLYTLLASFSLCIIAASGSQDLPRYLLNSNPDPASPSQSLETGLLQQQASPVPNALPWRLRPSNLEDLAKPGLRVSERAWEGGRMTGAPERSAKLILRKTEEEEEKRETWGEQEGEENERNQALTSIAGGLQSFNRQKGGFGFRFGKKRAD, encoded by the coding sequence ATGAAGTTGAGCGCACTCCACTTGTACACCTTACTGGCTTCCTTCAGCCTCTGCATCATCGCTGCATCCGGCTCCCAAGACCTCCCGCGTTACCTTCTCAACTCCAACCCAGACCCAGCTTCTCCATCTCAGAGCTTGGAGACTGGGCTACTCCAACAGCAGGCTTCACCAGTCCCCAACGCATTGCCATGGAGACTGAGGCCTAGCAACCTGGAGGACCTGGCGAAGCCTGGGCTCAGGGTTTCAGAGAGAGCCTGGGAAGGGGGGAGGATGACAGGAGCCCCGGAGCGCTCAGCCAAGCTTATCCTGAGAaagactgaagaggaggaggagaaaaggGAAACCTGGGGGGAGCAGGAAGGGGAGGAGAATGAGAGGAACCAAGCCCTGACCTCCATCGCAGGCGGACTGCAGTCTTTCAACAGGCAGAAGGGAGGGTTCGGGTTCCGATTTGGGAAGAAGCGAGCAGACTga